From Cupriavidus oxalaticus:
AGCTGATGGACTACTACCTGACCGGCAAGTGGCCGGCCGAACTGGAGGCGATGGCGCCCCCGGCCAGCGAGCGCGTGGCCGGCCGTCCGCCCGTGGATACGCCGAGCGTGTTCACCACCGGCCAGACCGCCAGCATTGCCAGTGCCACGGTGATGTCCTCCGGTGCCGCGCCCGCGAGCGCCGCCGCCAGCGCCGTGGCCGCGGCTTCCGGCGCGCAGCCGGTGACGCCGGAGGCCATTGCCGCCGCGCTGAACGCCGAGGCGATCGCGCCGGCCTCGGCCGTCGAGACGCTGGACCAGCGCATGCTGCAGGCCCTCGGCCACAGCAAGCCCGCGCCGCAGCCGGCCTCCGCCCCCGCCGTGCAGCCCGCCAGGGCGCCCGCGCCCAAACCTCGCGTCAAGCCCGTGTCCGCCAAGGCGGCCAGCGGTGCCGACGCCACCCGCTGAAGGAGACGCGCATGGATCGCCGCCGCGTCATGTCCCTGATCAAGACCGCGCTGACCGGTTTTGACAAGCCGCTTTCGCTGATCGTCTTCCTGCTGTTTGCCACCGGCGTCGTCGCGCTGTACTCGGCCGCCATCGACATGCCGGGCCGCGTCGAAGACCAGTTGCGCAACATCCTGCTGTCGTACGTGGTGATGCTCGTGATTGCCTACCTGCCCACGCAGACGCTGATGCGGGTGGCGGTGCCGATGTACACGGTCGGCGTGGCGCTGCTGATCGCGGTGGCCATGTTCGGGCTGATCCGCAAGGGCGCGCGCCGCTGGCTCTATGTCGGCATGGTGATCCAGCCGTCCGAGATCATGAAGATCTCGATGCCGCTGATGCTGGCGTGGTACTTCCAGAAGCGCGAGGGCGTGATCCGGTGGTTCGACTTCATCGTCGCGCTGGGGCTGCTGCTGATCCCGGTTGGCCTGATCGCCAAGCAGCCTGACCTTGGCACCGCGCTGCTGGTGATGGCCGCCGGCCTGTATGTGATCTACTTCGCCGGGCTGTCGTGGAAGCTGATCCTGCCGCTGCTGGGGCTGCTGGTGGTGGCGATCACGCTGCTGATCACGTTCCAGAACGACATTTGCGCGCCGGGCGTGAACTGGCCGGTGCTGCACGACTACCAGCAGCACCGCGTATGCACGCTGCTCGATCCGACCAGCGATCCGCTCGGCAAGGGCTTCCACACCATCCAGTCGATCATCGCGATCGGCTCGGGCGGGGTCGAGGGCAAGGGCTTCCTCAAGGGCACGCAGACCCACCTCGAATTCATTCCCGAGAAGCACACCGACTTTATCTTCGCGGTCTACTCCGAAGAGTTCGGCCTGATCGGCAATGCGCTGCTGCTGGTGCTCTACCTGCTGCTGATCTTCCGCGGGCTGTTCATCGCCGCCAACGCGCCGACGCTGTTCTCGCGGCTGCTGGCCGGGTCGATCACGCTGATCTTCTTTACCTATGCGTTCGTCAACATGGGCATGGTCAGCGGAATCCTGCCGGTGGTTGGCGTGCCGCTGCCGCTGATTAGCTATGGCGGGACGGCGCTGGTGACGCTGGGGGCGGGG
This genomic window contains:
- the rodA gene encoding rod shape-determining protein RodA, yielding MDRRRVMSLIKTALTGFDKPLSLIVFLLFATGVVALYSAAIDMPGRVEDQLRNILLSYVVMLVIAYLPTQTLMRVAVPMYTVGVALLIAVAMFGLIRKGARRWLYVGMVIQPSEIMKISMPLMLAWYFQKREGVIRWFDFIVALGLLLIPVGLIAKQPDLGTALLVMAAGLYVIYFAGLSWKLILPLLGLLVVAITLLITFQNDICAPGVNWPVLHDYQQHRVCTLLDPTSDPLGKGFHTIQSIIAIGSGGVEGKGFLKGTQTHLEFIPEKHTDFIFAVYSEEFGLIGNALLLVLYLLLIFRGLFIAANAPTLFSRLLAGSITLIFFTYAFVNMGMVSGILPVVGVPLPLISYGGTALVTLGAGVGLLLSISRQKRLIQT